A portion of the Gossypium arboreum isolate Shixiya-1 chromosome 8, ASM2569848v2, whole genome shotgun sequence genome contains these proteins:
- the LOC108468357 gene encoding rho guanine nucleotide exchange factor 8-like, with product MVRALSRRCSIQSWGSFRIRRTNHDDHDDDHDDDDHKQQQQLRTIDARNTNKPMEDQPPFIGEAPKEKPQSDMDQMKERFAKLLLGEDMSGGGKGVSSALALSNAVTNLAASIFGEQGKLAPMAPERKARWRKEMDWLLSVTDHIVEFVPSQQKSKDGTNMEIMVTKQRKDLLVNIPGLRKLDTLLIDTLDNFGQEQEFWYVSKNDDPENESSRREGKWWHPKVKVPPNGLSETSRRWLLSEKEAVSQVLKAAMAINASVLSEIEVPESYIDSLPKNGRSSLGDSIYKSITVEYFDPAQFLSSMDLSTEHKVLDLKNRIEASIIIWKRKMHHKEGKSSWGSAVSIEKRELFEERVETILHLLKYRFPGLPQSSLDISKIQDNKDIGHAILESYSRIIESLAFSILSRIEDVLHADSLAQSSSSNSDDDATRLSSAETPTLLDFMGWGIDPLKRSPIDMENLFKVDSDKKASKPPVSPTPRPPIPELSDN from the exons ATGGTTCGAGCATTGTCTCGTCGATGTAGCATTCAAAGTTGGGGATCTTTTCGTATTAGGCGAACAAATCATGATGATCATGATGATGATCACGATGATGATGATCATAAGCAGCAACAACAATTGAGGACCATTGATGCAAGAAATACAAATAAACCAATGGAGGATCAACCCCCTTTTATAGGAGAGGCTCCCAAGGAGAAGCCCCAATCAG ATATGGATCAAATGAAGGAAAGGTTTGCTAAGTTGCTTTTAGGTGAAGACATGTCTGGAGGAGGCAAAGGTGTTTCTTCGGCTTTGGCTTTGTCGAATGCAGTGACGAATCTAGCCG CATCCATTTTTGGAGAGCAAGGGAAATTGGCACCAATGGCACCAGAAAGGAAAgctagatggagaaaagaaatggATTGGCTTTTATCTGTAACTGATCACATTGTTGAATTTGTTCCTTCACAACAAAAATCGAAAGACGGGACGAATATGGAG ATTATGGTCACGAAACAAAGGAAGGATTTGCTTGTTAACATACCCGGCCTACGAAAGCTCGATACGTTACTTATC GATACACTAGACAATTTCGGACAAGAACAAGAGTTTTGGTATGTGTCGAAAAATGATGATCCGGAAAATGAAAGTAGTCGGAGGGAAGGGAAATGGTGGCATCCGAAGGTTAAGGTTCCACCAAACGGGTTGTCGGAGACATCGCGAAGATGGTTGTTGTCCGAAAAAGAAGCTGTGAGCCAAGTACTAAAAGCAGCCATGGCCATTAATGCTTCGGTCCTATCTGAAATCGAAGTCCCCGAGAGTTACATCGATTCCCTCCCTAAG AATGGGAGATCAAGCCTTGGTGATTCAATTTATAAAAGTATAACGGTTGAATACTTCGATCCAGCGCAATTCCTTTCGTCTATGGATTTGTCAACCGAACACAAAGTTCTCGACCTTAAGAATAGAATCGAAGCATCGATAATTATTTGGAAGAGGAAGATGCATCATAAAGAAGGAAAGTCGTCCTGGGGTTCCGCCGTTAGTATAGAGAAACGGGAACTCTTCGAAGAGAGAGTCGAGACGATCCTTCACCTACTTAAGTATCGATTTCCGGGGCTTCCACAATCCTCACTCGATATATCTAAGATCCAAGATAACAAG GACATAGGACATGCTATCCTGGAAAGCTATTCGAGGATTATCGAAAGTTTGGCTTTTTCAATCTTGTCGAGAATCGAGGACGTCCTTCATGCCGATAGCCTTGCACAATCCTCGTCCTCGAATTCCGATGATGACGCCACAAGGTTGAGTTCTGCGGAGACACCGACGCTCTTGGATTTCATGGGTTGGGGCATTGATCCCCTAAAAAGAAGTCCAATTGATATGGAAAACTTGTTTAAGGTTGATAGTGACAAAAAAGCATCCAAGCCTCCGGTTAGTCCGACCCCAAGACCTCCCATTCCCGAGTTGAGTGACAATTGA